The following proteins are co-located in the Aquarana catesbeiana isolate 2022-GZ linkage group LG02, ASM4218655v1, whole genome shotgun sequence genome:
- the LOC141129589 gene encoding olfactory receptor 52K2-like produces MLNMTSSRPTYFILLGIPGLETSYVSIAFIFFLMYVISLIGNMTLLFIIRLDRNLHKPMYIFLSMLSSIDLVVTSTTTPKVLAILWFDAKEIYYEACLTQMFFTNSFTCIESSILLAMAFDRYAAICHPLRYTSILTSRVILAISLCCLGRGVAYAMPLSTLYRRLSLCGNNVIYNSFCDHYSTVKLACSDSTLNTTYGLVGSLSIVVVDLSLIALSYIFILRAVFHLKSTEARLKALSTCTSHISVFLVFCLTIVLSAVVQRFAKSVPLYVIILLSNVYLMLPAFVNPLIYGIRTKQIRHRIMTLLHCYK; encoded by the coding sequence ATGTTGAACATGACCTCCTCCCGCCCTACGTATTTTATACTTCTTGGAATTCCTGGTCTTGAAACCTCTTACGTCTCCATAGCTTTCATCTTCTTCTTGATGTACGTGATCTCGCTAATAGGAAACATGACTCTCCTGTTCATCATCAGACTAGACCGGAACCTCCACAAGCCCATGTACATCTTCCTCTCCATGCTGTCCTCCATAGACCTTGTTGTCACCAGCACCACCACGCCCAAGGTGTTGGCCATCCTTTGGTTTGATGCCAAAGAAATTTACTACGAGGCCTGCCTGACCCAAATGTTCTTCACCAACTCGTTCACCTGCATTGAGTCTTCCATACTGCTCGCGATGGCGTTCGACCGGTACGCTGCCATCTGCCACCCTCTGCGCTACACTTCAATTCTGACCAGTCGTGTGATTTTAGCCATTAGTCTGTGTTGCCTAGGTAGGGGAGTTGCCTATGCAATGCCTTTATCGACCCTTTACAGAAGATTATCCTTGTGCGGCAATAACGTCATTTATAACTCTTTTTGCGATCACTATTCGACGGTGAAGTTGGCGTGCTCTGACTCCACCCTAAACACTACTTATGGATTAGTGGGGTCTCTTTCTATAGTGGTTGTAGACTTGTCATTGATAGCCTTGTCCTACATTTTCATCCTTCGCGCTGTATTTCACCTAAAATCCACAGAGGCCCGGCTGAAGGCTCTCAGTACCTGCACCTCCCATATCAGCGTCTTCCTTGTCTTCTGTCTCACCATTGTCCTCTCCGCTGTGGTCCAAAGGTTTGCCAAGTCTGTCCCCCTTTATGTCATTATTCTGCTGTCCAATGTCTACCTGATGCTGCCTGCCTTCGTCAACCCCCTGATATATGGAATAAGGACCAAACAGATCAGGCACAGGATCATGACTCTGCTACATTGTTACAAATAA